A stretch of Planococcus citri chromosome 5, ihPlaCitr1.1, whole genome shotgun sequence DNA encodes these proteins:
- the mRpL1 gene encoding uncharacterized protein mRpL1: protein MMAASLLSSITRLTPFINRPAVFNVLVEGSRTLYIQSCLFRAKKGTRERKLKLLKKRKAQKAALLLKQGPYVPYTKRKQTKDGETIQKRRISDDDREEIADNVWHADMFKFRVFSFEEAVKCVREVFHPSIYNLPNAPINAFIELDMSTDKRTKFYEGFANVVPVNYPFPQNDDRSILAFCKLREQMDDVTEAGATLAGGAEIIKQIKRGKIKLPDFQFVIAHPNIMSELISIRGLLRKKFPSIENGKLGVDLTQLVKDLRSGVKYEAKRDEFEMDYGYVDVAIGHVNMETAHLEDNFQKVIENIKTKGPKRKKNMDNYRFVTRCFITAPDHTEKFKIAVEEYLGEEEVVSSDDEDEEGTAGSSEQPAQA, encoded by the exons atGATGGCCGCTTCTTTATTATCCA GTATCACAAGATTGACACCGTTCATCAATCGTCCAGCTGTTTTCAACGTTCTGGTTGAAGGAAGTCGTACTTTATACATTCAATCATGCCTCTTTCGAGCCAAGAAAGGTACTCGAGAACGTAAattaaaactgttgaaaaaacgCAAAGCTCAAAAAGCTGCGTTGTTATTGAAACAAGGCCCCTATGTACCCTACACTAAAAGAAA GCAAACCAAGGATGGTGAAACAATTCAGAAGAGAAGAATATCCGACGATGATCGCGAAGAAATTGCTGACAATGTATGGCACGCTGATATGTTCAAATTCAGAGTGTTCAGCTTTGAAGAAGCGGTGAAATGTGTGAGGGAAGTTTTCCATCCGTCTATATACAATCTTCCTAATGCACCAATCAACGCGTTTATCGAATTAGACATGTCAACCGATAAAAGA ACGAAATTTTACGAAGGGTTTGCCAACGTTGTTCCAGTGAACTATCCTTTTCCGCAAAATGATGACAGATCGATATTAGCGTTTTGTAAATTACGCGAACAAATGGATGATGTAACCGAAGCTGGAGCAACTTTAGCTGGAGGAGCTGAAATTATTAAGCAAATCAAG agaggaaaaatcaaattacctgATTTTCAATTCGTTATCGCTCATCCTAACATTATGAGCGAATTGATCTCCATCAGAGGcttattacgaaaaaaattcccttcTATAGAAAATG GAAAATTGGGAGTCGATTTAACTCAATTGGTTAAAGATTTACGTTCCGGTGTGAAGTACGAAGCTAAACGAGATGAATTTGAGATGGATTATGGATATGTCGACGTAGCCATCGGACAT GTGAATATGGAAACTGCTCATTTGGaagataatttccaaaaagttattgaaaatattaaaactaagggaccaaaaagaaaaaagaacatgGATAATTATAGATTTGTAACCAG gtgTTTCATCACTGCTCCCGATCATACAGAAAAGTTTAAGATAGCAGTTGAAGAATATTTAGGAGAAGAAGAAGTAGTCAGCTCGGACGATGAAGACGAAGAAGGAACTGCTGGAAGTTCAGAACAACCTGCTCAGGCTTAG
- the LOC135846389 gene encoding cytochrome b5 reductase 4, with protein sequence MSSLQPTGSATGNPRNKTALAPGRSLMDWVRLCNSGKDMSGTQGAILNVSLEQLMKHNKRTDAWLAIRGIVYNITEYMSFHPGGEEELMRGVGTDATKLFNNVHPWVNYESLLKSCIVGRLKTMGSSSNAEWTESIERPINDRVSSLQLQLPNKKTQSDESPNKRVFKMDWFQQASTLTLIFYLKTNSSGSTPPPQVSLTLMKNKQLRVSIEKEVSVYELEEEVRWPCYLKVHQTVAEIKFAKNSPKLWPTFGKKLNELDPEADPAEFSDMKIVHISSITHDTKLIALQYADPMLHHIHVGHHIQIKDNVDDAEVRRSYTPVSFLIKNSNLIFELPTLYFLVKEYNDGKLSRKLCSTNLGDKISMSCPRGTFNSIVLKKRTKLILFAAGTGITPMTSLIAWTLNTTRLTIKLIYFNKTENDILWRKQFDKLAAENPRFSVSHVLSQPSATWTGDKGLISLNLVKSLLTSPVLEIFICICGPPVFNDLCVDYLKQNNFTDDSFHCFSG encoded by the exons ATGAGCTCTTTACAACCTACCGGAAGTGCCACAG GCAATCCTCGCAACAAGACAGCGTTGGCCCCAGGGCGATCACTTATGGACTGGGTGCGGCTGTGCAATTCAGGAAAAGATATGAGTGGCACTCAAGGAGCCATATTGAACGTTAGTCTTGAGCAGTTGATGAAACACAACAAAAGAACCGATGCTTGGCTCGCGATCAGAG GTATCGTGTATAACATAACGGAGTACATGTCTTTCCATCCAGGAGGTGAGGAAGAATTGATGCGAGGAGTGGGCACCGATGCTACtaaattattcaataat GTTCATCCTTGGGTTAATTACGAATCATTATTAAAATCTTGCATCGTTGGTAGACTAAAAACTATGGGTTCTTCGTCGAACGCAGAATGGACTGAAAGTATAGAAAGACCTATTAACGATCGAGTTTCGAGCTTACAATTGCAATTGCCTAATAAGAAAACCCAAA GTGATGAAAGCCCTAATaaacgagttttcaaaatggattgGTTTCAACAAGCGAGTACTCTgacgttaattttttatttaaaaaccaaTTCTTCGGGGTCGACTCCGCCTCCACAA GTTTCGCttactttgatgaaaaacaaacaacTACGAGTAAGCATCGAGAAGGAAGTTAGCGTATACGAATTAGAAGAAGAGGTGAGATGGCCGTGCTACCTAAAAGTACATCAAACAGTGGCAGAaattaaatttgccaaaaattctccaaaattgtgGCCaacatttggtaaaaaattgaacgaattggACCCAGAAGCTGATCCAGCGGAATTTAGTGATATGAAGATCGTGCACATTTCATCTATCACCCACGATACAAAATTAATTGCTTTGCAGTACGCTGATCCGATGCTTCATCACATTCATGTGGGCCATCATATTCAAATTAAGGATAACGTCGATG ATGCAGAAGTTCGCCGATCGTATACGccagtttcatttttaatcaaaaattccaatcttaTTTTCGAACTGCCTACTTTATACTTTTTAGTTAAAGAATATAACGATGGCAAACTGAGCCGAAAGCTGTGCTCGACAAATTTGGGTGATAAAATAAGTATGAGCTGTCCTCGTGGGACATTTAATAGTATTGTACTGAAAAAACGtaccaaattgattttatttgcCGCTGGTACGGGAATAACGCCGATGACTTCTTTGATAGCATGGACATTAAACACAACTAGACTTACCATTAAATTAATATATTTTAATAAGACTGAAAACGATATTTTATGGAGGAAACAGTTCGATAAACTGGCTGCCGAGAATCCCAG attttCAGTTTCACATGTGCTTTCTCAGCCGTCTGCGACGTGGACTGGAGATAAGGGACTAATATCTTTGAATTTAGTGAAATCTCTACTTACGTCACCCGTATTAGAAATATTTATTTGCATTTGTGGTCCTCCTGTGTTTAATGACTTATGCGTCGA ttacttgaagcaaaataatttcacagACGATAGTTTTCACTGTTTTAGTGGATAG
- the TyrRS gene encoding tyrosine--tRNA ligase, cytoplasmic: MGDEIHKKDLILRNLQECLGEDRLAGILKERNLKIYWGTATTGRPHIAYFVPISKIADFLKADCEVTILFADLHAYLDNMKAPWELLQFRTTYYEEVIKAMLISIGVPIEKLKFVRGTDYQLSREYTLDVYRLSSVITEHDAKKAGAEVVKQVENPLLSGLLYPGLQALDEEYLKVDAQFGGVDQRKIFTLSEKYLPQLGYTKRIHLMNPMVPGLAGGKMSSSVEDSKIDILDNAAAVKKKLKKAFCEPGNVADNGVLAFAKHVVFSLFEENEAFLVKRDEVNGGDLKFRTYDELEKSFAEQLLHPADLKASVEMYINKLLDPIRKTFERADLKKLVANAYPPPKKQTAAEDEIAPHRLDIRVGKIVEVSKHPDADALYVEKIDVGDEQPRTIVSGLVQYVPIEEMQDRLVIVLCNLKPAKMRGVESCGMVLCASIENEGAKSVEPLLSPSGSKAGDKVVVEGYESGTPDAVLNPKKKIWEKLQVDLKTSSSLEAEWQNNPLRTTAGVITTKSLKNAPIK, encoded by the exons ATGGGTGACGAAATCCACAAGAAAGATTTAATTTTACGAAACTTACAAGAATGTCTGGGAGAAGACCGCCTCGCCggaattttgaaagaaaggAACCTGAAAATCTATTGGGGCACAGCAACCACTGGACGACCTCATATCGCGTATTTTgtcccaatttcaaaaatcgctgaCTTCTTGAAAGCTGATTGCGAG GTCACTATTTTATTTGCTGATTTACACGCGTACTTGGATAATATGAAAGCTCCATGGGAACTACTTCAATTTAGGACTACTTACTATGAAGAAGTTATAAAAGCTATGTTAATTTCGATTGGAGTACCgatagaaaaactgaaatttgttcGTGGAACAGATTACCAACTCAGCAG AGAATATACATTAGATGTGTACAGACTTTCTTCGGTGATAACTGAGCATGATGCTAAGAAAGCTGGCGCCGAAGTCGtgaaacaagttgaaaatcCTTTACTCTCCGGATTACTCTATCCAG GATTGCAAGCTCTTGATGAAGAATACTTGAAAGTTGATGCTCAATTCGGGGGCGTAGatcagagaaaaattttcactctttctgaaaaatatctGCCTCAATTAGGATATACCAAGAGAATCCATTTAATGAATCCAATGG ttccTGGTTTGGCCGGAGGCAAGATGTCATCTTCGGTCGAAGATAGCAAAATTGATATACTCGATAATGCTGCAgcagtgaagaaaaaattgaaaaaagcattTTGTGAGCCTGGAAATGTAGCCGACAATGGAGTTTTAGCCTTTGCTAAACACGTAGTTTTTagtttatttgaagaaaatgaag CATTTTTAGTTAAACGAGACGAAGTAAACGGAGGTGATTTGAAATTCCGAACATACGATGAATTAGAGAAAAGTTTCGCAGAACAACTATTGCATCCGGCTGATCTAAAAGCGTCAGTTGAAATGTACATAAACAAATTACTCGATCCTATTAGAAAAACATTTGAACGTGCAgatttgaagaaattagttGCTAATGCTTATCCTCCTCCTAAAAAACAAA CTGCTGCAGAAGATGAAATAGCTCCCCATCGTTTGGACATCAGGgttggaaaaattgtcgaagtATCGAAACATCCTGATGCCGATGCCCTATACGTTGAGAAAATAGACGTTG GCGATGAGCAGCCTCGAACCATTGTCAGTGGCTTAGTTCAATACGTGCCTATCGAAGAAATGCAAGACAGGCTTGTGATCGTGTTATGCAATTTAAAACCAGCTAAAATGAGAGGTGTTGAATCTTGTGGTATGGTTCTTTGCGCATCAAT CGAGAATGAAGGTGCCAAAAGCGTGGAACCCTTGCTATCTCCATCTGGCAGTAAAGCTGGCGATAAAGTTGTAGTAGAAGGATATGAAAGTGGAACTCCTGATGCCGTCCTGAATCCTAAAAAGAAAATATGGGAAAAATTACAG gTCGATTTGAAAACATCATCGAGCTTGGAAGCCGAATGGCAGAATAATCCCTTACGTACCACTGCTGGTGTAATTACGAccaaatcactgaaaaatgctcccattaaataa
- the LOC135849291 gene encoding popeye domain-containing protein 3-like — protein METTESLNNLNESLDDDHILSGVIDFNVTAFIPGTYCGSFRESEHWLFQVANACFLVAYAVPTTKYCIIFMHSLLILGFMFVTTWAWRVMCAPDMFSWSLCFLCLNAFHLIYIIYQMRPINFDHELEEAYHTLFRPFKVSRLQFKKLVSEPFAQIMSLHAGEAYAMQNLTRTDRLALLLSGKVNVLQDHQFLHPIMPCEFLDSPEFESRVNEDDKFKVSIIAAVPCRYLYWQRSSLEYLFVKETYLATVVATLVATDITNKLYMMNNKIVTEKGSHLDIRLPSITSALATSRDRTTSAKMLRKHSEFLSNACPSSPDSMNSSRERLIKCMKNSPMPNGKLNEMEPLTELPSMDDLTSGASGVESWLDTSSKYHSCELLDS, from the exons ATGGAGACTACAGAATCATTAAATAATCTAAACGAGAGCCTAGATGATGACCATATCCTGTCTGGTGTTATTGATTTTAATGTCACGG CATTCATACCGGGTACATACTGTGGAAGTTTTCGAGAATCGGAGCACTGGCTATTTCAAGTAGCGAATGCGTGTTTTCTAGTCGCCTACGCTGTTCCTACCACAAAATATTGCATTATTTTTATGCACTCTCTCTTAATTCtgg gttttatgTTTGTCACGACTTGGGCATGGAGAGTGATGTGTGCTCCGGATATGTTCAGTTGGAGTCTATGTTTTTTATGCCTCAACGCATTCCATTTAATTTATATCATTTATCAAATGAGACCTATCAATTTTGATCACGAATTGGAGGAAGCTTATCATACTTTGTTTCGGCCTTTCAAA GTCAGTCGTTTACAATTTAAGAAACTAGTCAGCGAACCATTCGCACAAATAATGTCCCTTCACGCTGGAGAAGCTTACGCCATGCAGAATTTAACTCGAACAGATCGTTTAGCTCTGTTATTGAGTGGGAAAGTGAATGTCTTACAAGATCATCAGTTTTTACATCCCATCATGCCTTGTGAATTTTTAGACTCGCCGGAATTCGAGAGTAGAGTAAATGAAGACGATAAATTCAAA GTATCAATTATCGCCGCTGTCCCCTGTCGATATTTATACTGGCAGCGTTCATCTTTGGAGTATCTGTTCGTGAAAGAAACTTATTTAGCTACGGTAGTAGCTACCCTCGTAGCTACCGATATTACTAATAAATTGTACATGATGAATAATAAG ATAGTCACCGAAAAAGGTTCCCATCTGGATATACGTTTACCCAGCATCACTTCAGCTCTGGCTACGTCGAGAGATAGAACTACTAGCGctaaaatgttgagaaaacatAGCGAATTCTTATCCAATGCTTGTCCTAGTTCTCCCGATTcaa TGAACAGTAGCAGAGAACGATTgataaaatgtatgaaaaattctcCTATGCCGAATGGTAAATTAAACGAAATGGAGCCATTGACGGAGCTACCATCGATGGATGATTTGACTTCCGGCGCTAGCGGAGTTGAAAGTTGGTTAGACACGAGCTCCAAATACCACAGCTGTGAATTATTGGATTCCTAA
- the Pex19 gene encoding peroxisomal biogenesis factor 19, producing the protein MAESKETSQTETDELNELLQSALEDFDKCPTTSSEATETVVKKPAAKKVDPAENFEQKFKDLLLNDVDESDFANKMTDLLQEFQNEATKPDDKNIAAPDEGGDAVSEAVKSLVENIEEIKDSMGPDQFLNNVDFGDFKNDGVFPVMEQMFQMIMSKEVLYPSLVAVRDKYPSWLQENRSKISAEEGDRYDKQYKIIDRICILFENENDTDPEDIKQKRFMELLALLQEMTELGQPPKDFSESLPSVPMNSNFFNSLPTDMEPNNCNMM; encoded by the coding sequence ATGGCAGAAAGTAAAGAAACATCTCAGACTGAAACCGACGAACTAAACGAATTGTTACAAAGTGCTCTTGAAGATTTTGACAAATGTCCAACAACTTCATCAGAAGCTACTGAAACAGTTGTCAAAAAGCCTGCAGCAAAGAAAGTAGAtccagctgaaaatttcgaacaaaaatttaaagatttatTACTGAACGATGTAGATGAAAGTGATTTCGCAAACAAAATGACTGATTTGTTGCAAGAGTTTCAGAACGAAGCAACCAAACCAGATGATAAGAACATAGCGGCCCCGGATGAAGGAGGTGATGCTGTTTCAGAAGCTGTTAAATCACTCGTTGAAAATATCGAAGAAATTAAAGATTCCATGGGACccgatcaatttttaaacaatgtaGACTTCGGAGATTTCAAAAACGATGGCGTTTTCCCGGTTATGGAACAAATGTTCCAAATGATCATGAGTAAAGAAGTCCTGTACCCGAGTTTGGTTGCTGTTAGAGATAAGTACCCGTCGTGGCTTCAAGAAAATAGAAGTAAAATTAGCGCTGAAGAAGGTGATCGCTACGACAAGCAGTATAAAATAATTGATAGAATATGTATTTTGTTCGAGAATGAAAATGATACAGATCCTGAAGATATCAAACAGAAACGATTCATGGAGTTGCTGGCTTTACTCCAAGAGATGACGGAATTAGGGCAACCGCCTAAAGACTTTTCGGAATCGTTGCCATCGGTTCCCAtgaatagtaattttttcaactcgttacCTACAGATATGGAACCAAATAATTGCAACATGATGtga